GAATCACGGTGCAGCTGTGACTCGATGGGGGCCAGGAACGGCATGGGCCGGGGCTGGTAGCCGGTGCAGGCGATGACCATGTCGGTGGTGTGCGCGAGCTGGGTGCCGGTGTCGAGGTGGCGTCCGCGGACCTTCAGTTTGCCGTCGGCGAGGGTGTCGATGCCGTCGACCTCGGTGGAGATGCGCAACTGGACCGGGTTGAGCTTGTCGCGCAGCTGGCGCTGGTACATCAGCTCGTGGACCCGCTCGAGGGTGTCGCTGGAGACACCCTTGTGGAACTGCCAGTGCTGCGGTCGGATTCGATCGCGGGCCTCCTCCGGCAGGCTCTGGAAGTAGTCCATGTACGCCGGGGTGGTCATCTCGAGCGACATCTTGGTGAAGTCGAGCGGGGCGAACCACGGGGTGCGGGTCCACCAGCGGACCGACGGCCCGCCGCGGAGATTGGCCTCGAGCAGGTCGATGACGATCTCGGCGCCCGACTGTCCCGAACCGATGACGGTCACCGTGTCTGCGGCGTGCGCCTTGTCCTGGTGGTACAGGTAGTCGGAACTGTGCACGACAGCCGGAGAATCCGACGACAACGACTCGGGCACAAGCGGTTCGGTACCGACCCCGACGACGACGTGGCGGGCGATCACGGTCGACGGGGTGCCGCCGGTGACGACCGTGACGGAGAAGGCGTCGGCGTCGTCATCCCAGGTGACCTCGGTGACGGTGGTGCCCCAGCGCAGGGAGTCGAGCCGGTCGATACACCAGTGCAGGTAGGCCTCGTACTCGATGCGGGTGGGATAGAAGTTCTCCCGCACCAGGAATCGGTACATCCGATCGGTGTCGGCCATGTAGTTCAGGAACGACATCGGATGCGTCGGGTCGACCAGGGTCACCAGGTCGGACAGGAAACCGACCTGCAACCGGGCCTCGTCGAACATGAGGCCCGGATGCCACCGGAACTCCTCGCGGGAGTCCACGACGAGCACGTCGAGGTCGTCGACGGTCGATGCCAGCGCCGCGAGCCCCAGGTTGAACGGACCGCAACCGATCGCCAGGAC
The sequence above is drawn from the Gordonia rubripertincta genome and encodes:
- a CDS encoding lysine N(6)-hydroxylase/L-ornithine N(5)-oxygenase family protein, coding for MTRVENVDVLAIGCGPFNLGLAALASTVDDLDVLVVDSREEFRWHPGLMFDEARLQVGFLSDLVTLVDPTHPMSFLNYMADTDRMYRFLVRENFYPTRIEYEAYLHWCIDRLDSLRWGTTVTEVTWDDDADAFSVTVVTGGTPSTVIARHVVVGVGTEPLVPESLSSDSPAVVHSSDYLYHQDKAHAADTVTVIGSGQSGAEIVIDLLEANLRGGPSVRWWTRTPWFAPLDFTKMSLEMTTPAYMDYFQSLPEEARDRIRPQHWQFHKGVSSDTLERVHELMYQRQLRDKLNPVQLRISTEVDGIDTLADGKLKVRGRHLDTGTQLAHTTDMVIACTGYQPRPMPFLAPIESQLHRDSRGRLVVGAAHQVETEPALADRLFVANAEEHAVGVSAPNLDIGAVRNARILNAVTGREVYRLPKDTAFTAFGADDLDDVVG